A genomic region of Azoarcus sp. KH32C contains the following coding sequences:
- the rpsF gene encoding 30S ribosomal protein S6, with amino-acid sequence MRHYEVVFIVHPDQSEQVPAMIERYKSLVTARNGQIHRLEDWGRRQMAYPIQKVHKAHYVLMNIECDGEALAELEHAFKFNDAVLRHLIVKMKKAVTAPSPMMKEEKSRSLTTAPAAEEAKTEAESA; translated from the coding sequence ATGCGACATTACGAAGTTGTATTCATCGTCCACCCGGACCAGTCGGAACAGGTCCCGGCGATGATCGAGCGCTACAAGTCGCTCGTCACCGCCCGCAATGGCCAGATCCATCGCCTCGAAGACTGGGGCCGCCGCCAGATGGCCTATCCGATCCAGAAGGTCCACAAGGCCCACTACGTCCTCATGAACATCGAGTGCGACGGCGAAGCGCTGGCCGAACTCGAGCACGCCTTCAAGTTCAACGACGCCGTCCTGCGCCACCTCATCGTCAAGATGAAGAAGGCCGTCACCGCTCCGTCGCCGATGATGAAGGAAGAAAAGTCCCGCTCGCTGACCACCGCTCCGGCCGCCGAAGAAGCGAAGACCGAAGCCGAATCCGCCTGA
- the priB gene encoding primosomal replication protein N encodes MTETGFNQLHLDARIAELLPLRRTPAGVLVATCGLTHESKQMEAGMLRDVSVELQAVAVGELAGMLASAAPGMRIRVAGFLAAKSLRSRAPVLHLSKIEFLEGNENGVQQEVCKEKG; translated from the coding sequence GTGACTGAAACCGGGTTTAACCAACTGCACCTCGACGCACGGATAGCCGAACTGCTGCCACTGCGTCGAACCCCGGCAGGCGTGCTGGTCGCTACCTGCGGCCTCACGCACGAATCGAAACAGATGGAAGCGGGCATGCTCCGCGACGTTTCGGTCGAACTGCAGGCGGTTGCGGTCGGCGAGCTGGCCGGAATGCTGGCCAGTGCAGCACCCGGCATGAGGATACGGGTCGCCGGATTTCTCGCCGCGAAAAGTCTTCGCAGTCGAGCCCCGGTACTGCACCTGAGCAAGATCGAATTTCTGGAAGGAAACGAAAATGGCGTTCAACAAGAAGTTTGCAAAGAAAAAGGATGA
- the rpsR gene encoding 30S ribosomal protein S18 translates to MAFNKKFAKKKDDRGNRGLFKRRKFCRFTAEKIEEVDYKDVDILKDFVTENSKIMPARITGTKAGYQRQLSTAIKRARFLALLPYTDLHK, encoded by the coding sequence ATGGCGTTCAACAAGAAGTTTGCAAAGAAAAAGGATGACCGCGGCAACCGCGGCCTGTTCAAGCGTCGCAAGTTCTGCCGCTTTACCGCGGAGAAGATCGAGGAAGTCGACTACAAGGACGTCGACATCCTGAAGGACTTCGTCACCGAAAACAGCAAGATCATGCCGGCTCGCATCACCGGCACCAAGGCAGGCTATCAGCGTCAGCTGTCGACCGCGATCAAGCGTGCGCGCTTCCTCGCCCTGCTGCCTTACACCGATCTGCACAAGTAA
- the rplI gene encoding 50S ribosomal protein L9, translating to MQIILLEKVANLGTLGDVVKVKDGYARNYLIPQGMAKRATQSNMAEFEARRAELEKVQAEKLVAAQEIATKLEGLMLQITRKAGMDGRLFGSVTNIDVAEALATQGFNIERSSVRMPEGPIKAIGDVQIDIALHHDVVVPVTVSVLGEQ from the coding sequence ATGCAAATCATTCTGCTCGAAAAAGTTGCCAACCTCGGCACCCTGGGTGACGTGGTCAAGGTCAAGGATGGCTACGCCCGTAACTACCTGATCCCGCAAGGCATGGCCAAGCGTGCGACCCAGTCCAACATGGCTGAGTTCGAAGCGCGCCGCGCCGAACTGGAAAAGGTCCAGGCTGAAAAACTCGTCGCCGCCCAGGAAATCGCCACCAAGCTCGAAGGTCTGATGCTCCAGATCACCCGCAAGGCGGGCATGGACGGCCGCCTGTTCGGCTCCGTCACCAACATCGACGTTGCCGAAGCGCTGGCCACCCAAGGCTTCAACATCGAGCGCAGCTCGGTGCGCATGCCGGAAGGCCCGATCAAGGCGATCGGCGATGTGCAGATCGACATCGCGCTGCATCACGACGTTGTGGTGCCGGTCACCGTTTCCGTGCTCGGCGAACAGTAA
- the dnaB gene encoding replicative DNA helicase, which produces MATQKRRFPDSADPQISAIKLPPHSLEAEQSLIGGILLDNQAWERIADLASEADFYRDDHRRIFRHISKLIDLGKPADVVTVFESLEKNGEAEQAGGLAYLAEIANSTPSAANIRRYAEIVRERAILRKLVTVGDEIAASALSATGRDAKTLLDEAEAKVFEIAESTARTTTGFVSIQPILKQVVDRVQELYDRDNPTEITGVPSGLADLDAKTSGLQPSDMIIVAGRPAMGKTTFALNVAEHVAVDCRLPVAIFSMEMPGTQLATRFISSVGRIDQGKIRTGRLGDEDWQRLTMAMGKLYDAPLFIDETPGLNPIDLRARARRLSRQCGKLGLIVIDYLQLMVGSKDSDNRASELSEISRSIKSLAKELHVPIIALSQLNRSLEQRPNKRPVMSDLRESGAIEQDADIIMFIYRDEVYNPDSPDKGSAELIIGKHRNGPTGTVRMTFIGECTRFENYTGEARPIYSDE; this is translated from the coding sequence ATGGCCACGCAAAAGCGCCGCTTCCCCGACAGCGCCGATCCCCAAATTTCGGCAATCAAGCTTCCGCCGCATTCGCTCGAGGCCGAGCAGTCCCTGATCGGAGGCATCCTGCTCGACAACCAGGCGTGGGAGCGCATCGCAGACCTCGCCAGCGAGGCCGACTTCTATCGCGACGATCACCGCCGGATATTTCGCCACATCAGCAAGCTGATCGATCTCGGGAAACCTGCCGACGTCGTGACGGTGTTCGAGTCGCTGGAAAAGAACGGCGAAGCCGAACAGGCCGGCGGTCTCGCCTATCTCGCCGAGATCGCCAACAGCACGCCCTCGGCTGCGAACATTCGACGCTACGCGGAAATCGTCCGCGAGCGCGCGATTCTTCGGAAGCTTGTCACCGTCGGCGACGAAATCGCCGCCTCCGCGCTCAGTGCCACCGGTCGGGATGCAAAGACGTTGCTCGACGAGGCCGAAGCGAAAGTCTTCGAGATCGCGGAATCGACCGCGCGCACGACGACCGGCTTCGTATCGATCCAGCCCATTCTCAAGCAGGTGGTCGACCGCGTCCAAGAGCTCTACGACCGCGACAATCCGACGGAAATCACCGGCGTCCCGAGCGGCCTTGCCGACCTCGACGCCAAGACCTCCGGATTGCAGCCGTCCGACATGATCATCGTCGCCGGGCGTCCGGCGATGGGGAAGACGACCTTCGCGCTGAACGTCGCCGAGCACGTTGCAGTCGACTGTCGGCTTCCGGTCGCGATCTTCTCGATGGAAATGCCGGGTACCCAGCTCGCGACCCGTTTCATCTCATCGGTCGGTCGCATCGACCAGGGCAAGATCCGAACGGGCCGCCTCGGCGACGAGGATTGGCAGCGTCTCACGATGGCGATGGGCAAGCTCTACGACGCACCGCTCTTCATCGACGAAACGCCAGGCCTCAACCCGATCGATCTGCGCGCCCGTGCGCGACGGCTCTCGCGCCAGTGCGGCAAGCTCGGCCTGATCGTCATCGACTACCTGCAGCTCATGGTCGGCAGCAAGGACAGCGACAACCGCGCGTCCGAACTTTCCGAGATCTCGCGCTCCATCAAGTCGCTCGCGAAAGAGCTGCACGTGCCGATCATCGCGCTGTCGCAGTTGAACCGAAGCCTCGAGCAGCGCCCGAACAAGCGCCCCGTGATGTCCGACCTCCGCGAATCCGGCGCCATCGAGCAGGACGCGGACATCATCATGTTCATCTACCGCGACGAGGTTTACAACCCCGACTCTCCCGACAAGGGAAGTGCGGAACTGATTATCGGCAAGCACCGTAACGGCCCGACCGGCACCGTCCGCATGACCTTCATCGGCGAGTGCACCCGTTTCGAAAACTACACGGGCGAAGCGCGTCCCATCTATAGCGACGAGTGA